In Candidatus Poribacteria bacterium, the DNA window TGCTATGGGTCAACATTTACAGATACACCACATTTGGACAAGTTCGCATCCGAAGGTGTCTGTTTTGAACGGGCATACTGTGCGAATCCAGTCTGTACCCCCGCCCGTGCCTCAATTTTTTCGGGACGATATGTAAGTCGTCACGGGGCGTGGAACGTCGGCATGAACGTCCCTGAAGATGAACCGATGCTGTCACATCGACTGGCTGATGTCGGTTATCGCACTCACTACATCGGTAAGGCACACTTCCAACCTTTCGGTGCATCGGCGGCACAGTCAGTTGAAACCCGTGGCGATACGACGCGTTACCCGGATTTCCGTGGTCCCTACTATGGATTTGAAACAGTGGAACTGGCACTTGGTCATGCGACCTATGGCGTCGCGGGACATTATGGTGAATGGGTGCGTTCGTGCGTCTCTGAGGAAACGTTCGCCAGTTATAGCAAAGCGACACGCCTAAGTGAACAGGGTTTCGGTGGCGAGGCATACGATTGGGATATACCCCTGAAATACCATAATAGCGTTTGGACAGCGGATCGGACAATAGATTTCCTATCGAACCGAGATACCTCCGAGCCGTTCCTATTGGCGGTTGGTTTCCAAGATCCGCATCACCCGCACTGTGTTCCAACTGAGTTTGAGGCGCGCGTTGACCCGGCACACGTCCCACTGCCGGATTTTGTCGAAGATGAGTTAGACGACAAACCGCCCCACTTTTTAGAGGCGCGACAGGGTCAGCTTGAAAAATCAGAGATTCGTGGAACGTTTGCGATCGCGGGACAAGGCGGTGGTGCGGATTATCGCAAGGTCTCCGAAGCGGATGCAAGACTGGGTAGGGCGTACTATTACAATATGGTGAAGATTATCGATCAGCAGATGGGACGGATTCTGGAGTGTTTGGACACATGCGGATTGGCAGAGAATACGTTAGTGCTTTTCACGACCGATCACGGTGAACTCCTCGGTGATCACGGTCTTTGGATGAAGGGACCGTTCCATTATGAGCAGCTCGTCCGCGTGCCAACGTTGCTGCGATTCCCCGCAATGATTCCCGCTGGACAGCGCACAGAGGCACTCTTCAGCCACGTCGATATTGTCCCGACGGTCCTCTCCGCAATCGGTTTGCCGATTCCGTCAGATACAGATGGTATGGATGCGATACCGATGCTTACAGGCGAGACAGCATCTCTCCGGGATTCGGTGTTAGTTGAGTGTGTGGACGATCCACACGGCTTGCGACTCAAAACGATTGTGACCGATACACGAAAACTGACATGGTATTGTGGACATGCTTACGGGGAACTCTATGATTTGGAGAAGGATCCGAGCGAACGGGTCAATCAGTGGGAGAATGCCGCCTACGCTGCAGATAGGATGCATCTCATGGGTCGTATTCTTGAGAGGATGGAGCCTTTGGAGAGAAGGGTTGAGCGGTTATCGTATGCATAGATTTCGGTTTTTAGGCTTGCAATTAAAAAAAGGATTCGGTATCATTTAGAAGGAAAAAATTGATTGTGTCCAGCCTCGCTTTGATTACAGCATATCCTACACGAAAGCAGTAGGAAAAACATTGGGGGCATCCAGATGGAGCCTACGCTATCCATTGTGATTCCGATTTACAACGAGGTTGCAAGCCTAAAAGAGCTTCTGCAACAGGTCGCCAGTGTTGAAATCGGTATGAAAAAAGAGTTGATTCTCGTCGATGACTTTTCAACAGATGGCACACGCGATATTTTAAAAGAAATTGAAGCCATTCAAGAGGATTCAGGCGAGATACGGCAATATGTCTCAGCACCGCAGATGCCTCCAATAGCAGTCAGTCATCAGCCATCAGCCGTCGGAAACCAAGAGGGGGTAGAGGTGTCAGAAACCTCTTTATCGAAAGCCGAAAGCCGAAAGCCGAAAGCCATCCCAGCAGAAAATGCCTCCGAGATCGCCGTAAAAGTCTTTTATCACGATGTGAATAAGGGAAAAGGCGCAACCCTTCGTACAGGATTCCAGCACATCACTGGTGAAATTACCCTCATCCAAGATGCTGACTTGGAGTATGATCCAAAAGACTATCCGAAACTGCTTCAGCCCATCCTAACTGAGGAAGCCGATGTTGTATACGGTTCTCGGTTTATGGAGGGGAGACAAAAGGGGTTGTTACGGAGTTACATCGCAAATCAATTTCTGACGACCCTTGCAAACATTGTCAACGGCACAAGACTTACCGATATGGAGACCTGCTATAAGGTAATCCGCACCCCAATCCTAAAGGAGATTTCGCTTTACTCGGATAGGTTCGGCTTTGAGCCTG includes these proteins:
- a CDS encoding glycosyltransferase family 2 protein, translating into MEPTLSIVIPIYNEVASLKELLQQVASVEIGMKKELILVDDFSTDGTRDILKEIEAIQEDSGEIRQYVSAPQMPPIAVSHQPSAVGNQEGVEVSETSLSKAESRKPKAIPAENASEIAVKVFYHDVNKGKGATLRTGFQHITGEITLIQDADLEYDPKDYPKLLQPILTEEADVVYGSRFMEGRQKGLLRSYIANQFLTTLANIVNGTRLTDMETCYKVIRTPILKEISLYSDRFGFEPEITAKLARRKCKIVEVPISYRGRDYHEGKTVSWKDGVAAIYHILRFRFFS
- a CDS encoding sulfatase-like hydrolase/transferase, translated to MSTQQPNILIITTDQQRTDSLSCYGSTFTDTPHLDKFASEGVCFERAYCANPVCTPARASIFSGRYVSRHGAWNVGMNVPEDEPMLSHRLADVGYRTHYIGKAHFQPFGASAAQSVETRGDTTRYPDFRGPYYGFETVELALGHATYGVAGHYGEWVRSCVSEETFASYSKATRLSEQGFGGEAYDWDIPLKYHNSVWTADRTIDFLSNRDTSEPFLLAVGFQDPHHPHCVPTEFEARVDPAHVPLPDFVEDELDDKPPHFLEARQGQLEKSEIRGTFAIAGQGGGADYRKVSEADARLGRAYYYNMVKIIDQQMGRILECLDTCGLAENTLVLFTTDHGELLGDHGLWMKGPFHYEQLVRVPTLLRFPAMIPAGQRTEALFSHVDIVPTVLSAIGLPIPSDTDGMDAIPMLTGETASLRDSVLVECVDDPHGLRLKTIVTDTRKLTWYCGHAYGELYDLEKDPSERVNQWENAAYAADRMHLMGRILERMEPLERRVERLSYA